From one Rhizobium rosettiformans genomic stretch:
- the hutI gene encoding imidazolonepropionase codes for MTTILTNARLASMAPDRPGLGVIENGRVVIDGGRIVAVGEADEIAIPGSAEVIDCEGRWATPGLIDCHTHLVHAGNRAKEFEMRLAGASYEEIARAGGGIVSSVRQVREASEADLVAQTLPRLDALIAEGVTTVEGKSGYGLTVEDELKMLRAARQLAEKRPVAITTTYLGAHATPADYKGRNRDFIEDVVLPGLKAAQAQGLVDAVDGFCEGIAFSPDEMRLVFDAARSLGLPVKLHADQLSNLHGAALAAEYQALSADHLEYIDEDGASAMTKAGTVAVLLPGAYYFIRETKKPPVELFRKHGTAIALATDCNPGTSPLTSLLLTMNMAATLFHMTVEECLLGVTRNAAHALGRLDTVGTIEVGKQADLAIWSIESPAELVYRIGFNPLHQRIWNGHITKGILS; via the coding sequence ATGACGACTATACTCACCAATGCACGGCTCGCGTCCATGGCGCCTGACCGGCCAGGGCTTGGTGTGATCGAGAATGGCAGGGTGGTGATCGACGGCGGGCGGATCGTTGCCGTCGGAGAGGCGGACGAGATCGCGATCCCTGGTAGCGCCGAGGTGATCGACTGCGAAGGTCGCTGGGCGACGCCGGGCCTCATCGATTGCCATACGCATCTCGTGCATGCAGGCAATCGCGCGAAAGAGTTCGAGATGCGCCTTGCCGGCGCATCTTACGAGGAAATCGCACGGGCTGGCGGCGGCATCGTATCGTCGGTGCGCCAGGTACGCGAAGCGAGCGAGGCGGATCTTGTCGCGCAAACGCTTCCCCGGCTTGACGCGCTGATTGCCGAGGGGGTGACGACCGTCGAGGGTAAGTCCGGCTACGGGCTCACCGTCGAAGACGAGCTCAAGATGCTGCGCGCCGCCCGGCAGCTGGCCGAGAAGCGTCCGGTGGCCATTACCACGACCTATCTCGGGGCGCATGCGACGCCCGCCGACTACAAAGGACGCAATCGCGACTTCATCGAAGACGTCGTGCTGCCGGGATTGAAAGCCGCCCAGGCGCAAGGACTGGTCGATGCGGTGGACGGCTTTTGCGAAGGCATTGCCTTCTCGCCCGATGAGATGCGGCTTGTCTTCGATGCGGCAAGGTCTCTGGGCCTTCCGGTCAAACTGCATGCCGACCAGCTGTCGAATCTGCATGGAGCAGCGCTGGCAGCCGAATACCAGGCGCTTTCGGCCGACCATCTGGAATACATCGATGAAGACGGCGCTTCCGCGATGACCAAGGCCGGAACCGTCGCGGTGCTCTTGCCCGGCGCCTATTACTTCATCCGTGAGACGAAGAAGCCGCCGGTCGAGTTATTCCGCAAACACGGAACAGCGATCGCGCTTGCCACGGACTGCAATCCCGGCACCTCGCCGCTCACCTCCCTGCTGCTGACCATGAACATGGCGGCCACGCTGTTTCACATGACGGTCGAGGAATGCCTTCTCGGCGTGACCCGCAACGCCGCCCACGCGCTCGGGCGTCTCGATACGGTCGGCACCATCGAGGTCGGCAAGCAGGCCGACCTTGCCATCTGGTCGATCGAGAGCCCGGCGGAACTCGTCTACCGCATCGGTTTCAATCCGCTGCATCAGCGCATCTGGAACGGCCACATCACCAAAGGAATTCTGTCGTGA
- a CDS encoding HAL/PAL/TAL family ammonia-lyase, which produces MAQTITLDTVLTSDEIATVAEGARLGLSETARQRILDARAIVEALVDQGIRGYGINTGVGALCDVVIDREEQASLSRNLLFSHSCGVGEPLGRVETRAIMAAQIANFAHGYSGIRLEVVETLIALLNSDMLPVIPSRGSVGYLTHGAAIGLVVIGAGECRHDGKLLSGAEALAALGQKPLVLQAKEGLSLINGTPCATGLASLAVTRLAHLVDWADSAAAMSYENLGAQSDPFAEMPLSLRESDGLQQVGHNLRQLLAGSALLAESAGKRTQDPLSLRAVPHVHGAVRDALDDVRAVVDRELASVTDNPAVSGSPLDPKVHSQAHAVGAALGLAMDHLATAAAELAAISERRIDRLVNPLVSGLPAFLASGSGVESGFMIIQYTAAALVAENRRLAMPASLDGGITSGLQEDILTHATPAAAKALAILDNLETVLAIELTAAAQAHDLQSSNAAKAPMTQRIYDRVRHAVPFYRDDRPLNRDIQQIRTLLKTTAAWPESEGA; this is translated from the coding sequence ATGGCGCAGACGATCACGCTCGATACGGTGCTGACATCCGATGAAATCGCTACCGTTGCCGAGGGAGCAAGGCTGGGTTTGAGCGAAACAGCGCGGCAGCGGATTCTCGATGCCCGCGCGATCGTCGAGGCCCTGGTCGACCAAGGCATCCGTGGTTATGGGATCAATACCGGTGTTGGCGCACTCTGCGACGTGGTCATCGATCGCGAGGAGCAGGCGTCGCTTTCTCGCAATCTGCTGTTCAGCCATTCCTGTGGTGTCGGTGAACCGCTCGGGCGAGTGGAGACCCGCGCGATCATGGCGGCCCAGATCGCCAATTTTGCCCATGGCTATTCGGGCATTCGGCTTGAGGTCGTCGAGACGCTCATTGCGCTTCTGAACAGCGATATGCTTCCGGTGATCCCGTCGAGAGGCTCGGTCGGTTACCTGACGCATGGCGCGGCGATCGGGCTTGTCGTCATCGGCGCTGGCGAATGCCGCCATGACGGCAAGCTGTTGTCGGGCGCCGAGGCGCTGGCAGCGCTCGGTCAGAAGCCGCTTGTGCTCCAGGCGAAGGAAGGTCTGAGCCTGATCAACGGTACACCCTGCGCCACCGGCCTTGCTTCGCTTGCCGTCACCAGGCTCGCGCATCTCGTCGACTGGGCGGATTCGGCAGCGGCGATGAGCTACGAGAACCTCGGCGCGCAAAGCGATCCATTTGCGGAAATGCCGCTTTCCCTGCGGGAGTCCGATGGCCTGCAGCAGGTCGGGCATAACTTGCGCCAACTGCTTGCCGGGAGCGCCCTTCTCGCCGAATCTGCCGGCAAGCGGACGCAGGATCCGCTCAGCCTCAGGGCCGTGCCGCATGTGCATGGCGCGGTGCGCGATGCGCTCGATGACGTGCGTGCGGTGGTGGATCGGGAGCTGGCGAGCGTCACCGACAACCCCGCCGTGAGCGGCTCGCCTCTCGACCCGAAAGTGCATTCGCAGGCGCATGCCGTGGGTGCAGCCCTTGGGCTCGCCATGGATCATCTGGCGACGGCCGCAGCCGAACTTGCCGCCATTTCCGAGCGGCGGATCGATAGGTTGGTCAACCCGCTGGTGAGCGGCCTGCCGGCCTTCCTCGCCTCGGGTAGCGGCGTCGAATCCGGCTTCATGATCATCCAGTACACTGCGGCAGCGCTGGTGGCGGAAAACCGCCGGCTCGCGATGCCCGCGAGCCTCGACGGTGGAATCACCTCAGGCCTGCAGGAAGACATCCTGACCCATGCGACGCCGGCTGCGGCCAAGGCGCTCGCCATACTCGACAATCTCGAGACGGTGCTTGCCATCGAACTGACCGCCGCTGCGCAGGCCCATGACCTGCAATCCTCCAATGCGGCCAAGGCTCCGATGACACAACGGATCTATGACCGGGTTCGTCACGCGGTGCCCTTCTACCGGGACGATCGGCCCCTGAACCGCGACATCCAGCAGATCCGAACACTCCTGAAGACGACGGCCGCCTGGCCCGAAAGCGAGGGCGCATGA
- the hutF gene encoding formimidoylglutamate deiminase has product MKAPQTLFCERVLLPEGWASNVTIGIDQSGSIASIECGKVHGPDPTTLAGPVVPALQNLHSHGFQRAMAGLAEIAGSTNDSFWTWRDTMYRLVGQMSPDDVEAVTTKLYSELLKGGFGQVVEFHYFHHALAEVGRSDGFEMSSRILRSAETAGIGLTHLPVFYAHAGFGGLAPNEGQRPFIHSVDSFLALLDRLAPACAAAEVRLGLAIHSLRAATPDEMRAVLSSEQTGGPIHIHVAEQEREVEDCLAWSGRRPVSYLLDEFAVDERWCAIHATHMTAEETVRLAKSGAVAGLCPATEANLGDGIFPATEFMAQGGRFGIGTDSHVATSVAEELRVLEYGQRLRDRRRNRLVSGPGGSVGCTLIDASLAGGSQAAGLRTSGIRVGARADLVVLDGANPFIAAAKDDQILDRWIFALGSEAVRDVMVRGNFVVREGRHLAEERIDSDFARALKRILQ; this is encoded by the coding sequence ATGAAAGCTCCTCAAACTCTGTTCTGTGAGCGCGTGCTTCTGCCCGAGGGCTGGGCGAGCAATGTGACAATCGGGATCGATCAGAGTGGCTCGATTGCCTCGATCGAATGCGGCAAGGTGCATGGTCCTGATCCAACCACGCTGGCTGGACCCGTCGTTCCGGCGCTGCAAAACCTGCATTCTCACGGCTTCCAGCGTGCAATGGCTGGCTTGGCCGAGATTGCCGGGTCAACTAACGACAGCTTCTGGACATGGCGTGACACCATGTATCGGCTGGTCGGGCAGATGTCGCCTGACGATGTCGAGGCTGTTACAACGAAGTTGTATAGTGAACTTCTGAAGGGCGGCTTCGGTCAGGTCGTGGAATTCCACTATTTCCACCATGCCTTGGCTGAGGTCGGCAGGTCCGATGGCTTCGAAATGTCTAGCCGTATCCTGCGGTCGGCAGAGACGGCCGGGATCGGTCTGACGCACCTGCCCGTCTTCTACGCTCATGCCGGCTTCGGTGGGCTCGCGCCCAATGAAGGACAGCGCCCTTTCATTCATAGCGTCGACAGTTTCCTGGCTCTCCTCGATCGACTGGCGCCGGCTTGTGCTGCTGCCGAGGTGCGCCTTGGTCTGGCAATCCATTCGCTGCGGGCGGCGACGCCAGACGAGATGCGCGCGGTGCTGTCATCTGAGCAGACCGGCGGACCGATCCACATCCACGTGGCCGAGCAGGAACGCGAGGTGGAGGACTGCCTTGCCTGGAGCGGCCGCCGACCGGTCAGCTATCTGCTCGATGAGTTCGCGGTCGACGAGCGCTGGTGCGCCATCCATGCGACGCATATGACGGCGGAGGAGACAGTCCGGCTGGCGAAATCCGGCGCGGTCGCGGGTCTCTGTCCGGCCACCGAAGCCAATCTCGGGGATGGTATCTTCCCGGCGACGGAATTCATGGCTCAGGGCGGGCGCTTCGGAATCGGCACGGATAGCCATGTCGCAACTTCCGTGGCGGAGGAACTGCGCGTGCTGGAATATGGCCAGCGGCTTCGTGACCGCCGCCGCAACCGGCTTGTGTCCGGTCCCGGAGGCTCTGTCGGCTGCACTCTGATCGACGCCAGCCTTGCCGGTGGCTCTCAGGCTGCGGGTCTCAGGACGAGCGGCATTCGCGTCGGCGCACGGGCCGATCTCGTCGTCCTCGACGGTGCCAACCCTTTCATCGCCGCTGCCAAGGACGACCAGATCCTCGACCGCTGGATCTTTGCACTTGGCAGTGAGGCCGTGCGCGACGTGATGGTTCGCGGAAACTTCGTGGTTCGGGAGGGTCGCCACCTGGCAGAGGAACGGATCGACAGCGACTTTGCCCGTGCGCTGAAGAGGATCCTGCAATGA
- a CDS encoding FGGY family pentulose kinase — translation MREHLLAVDVGTGSARAGVFDLSGRQLARCVVPISVHQPLPKHMEQDSEEIWTAVCGAVKAALADSGISAAQILAIGFDATCSLVVRDRNGRPLSVSETRSPTLDTILWMDHRALEETEYCNAIADPLLERFGGRLSVEMQIPKLLWLKRHRPDLWAESAHIFDLCDFLTWRATGSEKRSHSALASKWGYTPEAPGAPPIDYYRKVGLGDVMDRAGLPALSQQPDQAIGRLCRTSAQELGLDEQCLVAPGLIDAYAGTTGLFAAGQRPSVSFDAEAVLIAGTSSCIVRLSSEPVSGPGCWGAFRDAAIPGLWLTEAGQSASGAFLDYIVTQHPAGGIPMKARHRAILDGIAECLASEGPDFGLPISVLPDLHGTRSPMSDPMLTGTIAGLDLDRSERSLLRLYWRSCVALACSIRHIIEHQPRRAGAPKQLLLAGGLADHPLLAQLYADATGCDVFVPIDRDAVLLGCALHAAVAAGAFSTSAEAGSRMRYAMKHFPPSPKRQQALARDHALLKAMMRHREELAALASPQARVPDAISLAI, via the coding sequence ATGCGTGAGCACCTTTTGGCCGTGGATGTTGGCACTGGCAGTGCACGGGCCGGGGTGTTTGATCTCAGCGGTCGGCAACTTGCCCGCTGCGTCGTGCCGATCAGCGTTCACCAGCCGCTGCCTAAACACATGGAGCAGGACAGCGAGGAGATCTGGACTGCGGTCTGCGGCGCTGTGAAGGCAGCCCTTGCCGACAGCGGAATTTCAGCTGCCCAAATCCTTGCCATCGGCTTCGACGCGACGTGTTCGCTCGTCGTGCGCGATCGAAACGGACGCCCGCTTTCCGTCTCCGAAACACGCTCTCCGACCCTCGACACCATCTTGTGGATGGACCATCGGGCGCTCGAGGAAACCGAATACTGCAACGCGATTGCCGATCCGTTGCTTGAACGCTTTGGCGGACGGCTATCGGTCGAGATGCAGATCCCGAAACTTCTCTGGCTCAAAAGGCACAGACCGGATCTCTGGGCTGAAAGCGCACACATCTTCGATCTCTGCGATTTCCTGACCTGGCGCGCGACCGGCTCCGAGAAACGCAGCCATTCGGCGCTCGCCTCGAAATGGGGCTATACGCCGGAAGCGCCCGGCGCGCCCCCGATCGACTATTATCGAAAAGTCGGACTCGGCGACGTCATGGATCGAGCAGGGCTGCCGGCGCTTTCGCAGCAGCCAGATCAAGCGATCGGCCGCCTCTGCCGAACCAGTGCCCAGGAACTCGGTCTCGACGAGCAATGTCTTGTCGCTCCCGGGCTGATCGATGCCTATGCGGGCACCACCGGACTGTTTGCAGCCGGACAACGGCCAAGTGTCTCTTTCGACGCCGAAGCCGTTCTGATCGCGGGCACCTCAAGCTGCATCGTGCGGCTTTCGAGCGAGCCTGTGTCCGGGCCCGGCTGCTGGGGCGCTTTCCGTGATGCTGCGATTCCCGGCCTCTGGCTGACGGAGGCAGGGCAGTCCGCATCGGGTGCCTTCCTCGACTATATCGTGACGCAGCATCCGGCCGGCGGGATTCCGATGAAGGCGCGCCATCGCGCTATTCTCGACGGGATTGCTGAGTGTCTGGCGAGCGAAGGACCAGACTTCGGTCTCCCGATCAGCGTCCTGCCGGACCTGCATGGTACACGCTCACCTATGTCCGATCCGATGCTCACCGGGACAATCGCGGGGCTCGATCTCGATCGGAGCGAGCGCTCCCTCCTCAGGCTCTACTGGCGAAGCTGTGTGGCACTCGCCTGCAGTATCCGCCACATCATCGAGCATCAGCCGCGGCGTGCGGGAGCGCCGAAGCAGCTCCTGTTGGCGGGCGGTCTCGCCGACCATCCGCTTCTGGCACAGCTCTATGCCGATGCGACCGGCTGCGATGTCTTTGTGCCGATCGACCGCGACGCCGTTCTTCTCGGCTGCGCACTGCATGCGGCTGTTGCCGCCGGCGCCTTTTCGACGTCTGCCGAAGCGGGAAGCCGGATGCGGTATGCCATGAAGCATTTTCCGCCATCGCCGAAGCGGCAACAGGCTCTCGCGCGAGATCACGCACTGCTCAAAGCCATGATGCGGCATCGCGAGGAGCTTGCCGCTCTGGCGAGCCCTCAGGCCAGAGTGCCTGACGCCATCTCCTTGGCCATCTGA
- a CDS encoding HAD family hydrolase: MDPQPIRLVIFDCDGVLVDSEGIALEVLVEALAEKGVLLTTDEAAERFLGRSLSSLTEVVRSEFGVEIDPAFLAGMRDGLYARFRAELDPLPGVAAAIESLKAMQVSCCVASSSQRERIELSLSVTGLLPRLSPHIFSATMVERGKPAPDLFLHAAAEMGVSPSQCLVIEDSPAGIRAAQAAGMKVIAFTGGSHTGHASYQKALTHLAPDGQFDAMENLLHFVLGARRPEDLTDA; the protein is encoded by the coding sequence ATGGACCCGCAGCCGATCCGCCTGGTGATCTTCGACTGTGACGGGGTCCTCGTCGACAGCGAAGGCATCGCGCTCGAGGTTCTGGTCGAAGCGCTGGCCGAGAAGGGCGTTCTGCTGACGACGGACGAGGCGGCGGAGCGCTTTCTCGGGCGAAGTCTTAGTTCGCTGACAGAGGTGGTTCGATCCGAATTCGGTGTTGAAATCGATCCGGCTTTTCTGGCCGGCATGCGGGACGGGCTCTACGCTCGGTTTCGTGCGGAATTGGACCCCCTGCCCGGGGTCGCGGCTGCCATCGAATCGCTGAAGGCCATGCAGGTCTCCTGCTGTGTGGCCTCGTCCAGCCAGCGGGAACGCATCGAGCTGTCCCTGTCCGTGACCGGACTTCTTCCCCGTCTTAGCCCACATATCTTCAGCGCCACGATGGTCGAACGCGGCAAACCCGCGCCGGACCTTTTTCTGCACGCAGCCGCCGAAATGGGGGTCTCGCCGTCACAGTGTCTCGTGATCGAGGACAGCCCTGCGGGGATCCGTGCGGCGCAAGCAGCCGGCATGAAGGTCATCGCCTTTACAGGCGGATCCCACACCGGCCATGCCAGTTATCAAAAAGCGCTCACGCATCTGGCACCAGACGGGCAGTTTGACGCGATGGAGAATTTGCTCCACTTTGTCCTCGGAGCGAGGAGACCGGAAGATCTGACTGATGCGTGA
- a CDS encoding mannitol dehydrogenase family protein, with translation MTIKLSLATLADIGDRASLPSYRREDIRPGILHFGVGNFHRAHMAIYLHELFNSGRDLDWGIIGAGVMASDQRMRDTLKAQDFLTTVVEQDIDRSAATITGPMLDVITAPDFDRIIATLASPDIRIVSMTITEGGYFIDAATGQFDPEHPAIVADAKNPAAPKTVFGLIIAGLKARRAAGIPPFTVMCCDNIPGNGEVTEATICGLARLSDPEIADWIHHNVAFPNSMVDRITPATGQREIDITRESYGIEDGWPVFCEGFKQWVLEDKFPLGRPALEEVGVTFVPDVAPYELMKLRILNGGHAAIAYPAALMDIHFVHESMENLLIRAFLAKLENDEIIPVVPPVPNTSLQDYFALIENRFANPKIGDTIPRLAQDGSNRQPKFILPSTADRLAQDLDVQGLALVSALWCRYFEGTSDGGKPIAFNDPSADRLHAAALASRNDPMAFIGVTDIFGSVGANPQFQKRFGEAIASLRSQGAAATLQRYLDGTLSS, from the coding sequence ATGACGATCAAACTCTCGCTTGCAACTCTGGCAGATATCGGTGACCGGGCGTCCCTGCCCTCCTATCGCCGCGAGGATATCCGTCCCGGGATCCTGCATTTCGGCGTCGGCAATTTCCACCGTGCCCATATGGCGATCTACCTGCACGAACTCTTCAACAGCGGTCGCGATCTCGATTGGGGCATCATCGGCGCTGGTGTCATGGCCTCCGACCAGCGGATGCGTGACACGCTGAAAGCCCAGGATTTCCTGACGACCGTTGTCGAACAGGACATTGACCGGTCGGCCGCGACCATCACCGGTCCGATGCTGGACGTGATCACCGCACCGGATTTCGATCGGATCATTGCGACTCTCGCCTCGCCCGATATCCGGATCGTTTCGATGACGATCACGGAGGGTGGATATTTTATCGATGCGGCCACCGGCCAGTTCGATCCTGAGCATCCGGCGATCGTCGCCGACGCGAAGAACCCGGCCGCGCCGAAGACCGTCTTCGGACTGATCATCGCCGGCCTCAAGGCGCGCCGCGCTGCGGGCATTCCACCCTTCACCGTCATGTGCTGCGACAACATCCCCGGCAATGGCGAGGTGACAGAAGCGACGATCTGCGGTCTCGCCCGGCTGTCTGATCCCGAGATCGCAGACTGGATCCACCACAACGTCGCCTTTCCGAATTCCATGGTGGACCGCATCACGCCTGCGACCGGACAGCGGGAGATCGATATCACGCGGGAGAGTTACGGGATCGAAGACGGCTGGCCCGTATTCTGCGAGGGCTTCAAGCAGTGGGTGCTCGAAGACAAGTTCCCGCTGGGACGCCCTGCCCTGGAAGAGGTGGGCGTGACCTTTGTGCCCGATGTGGCGCCCTACGAACTGATGAAGCTCAGGATCCTGAATGGCGGCCATGCGGCAATCGCTTATCCGGCGGCGCTGATGGACATTCATTTCGTGCATGAATCCATGGAGAACCTGCTGATCCGGGCCTTCCTGGCGAAGCTCGAAAACGACGAAATCATCCCGGTCGTGCCGCCGGTGCCGAATACCAGCTTGCAGGACTATTTCGCGCTCATCGAGAACCGCTTCGCCAATCCGAAGATCGGCGACACCATTCCGCGCCTGGCGCAGGACGGCTCGAACCGTCAGCCCAAGTTCATTCTGCCCTCGACGGCCGATCGGTTGGCCCAGGATCTGGACGTGCAAGGCCTCGCACTCGTCTCGGCCCTGTGGTGCCGCTACTTCGAAGGCACGAGCGATGGCGGGAAGCCGATCGCTTTCAACGATCCAAGCGCGGATCGGCTGCACGCGGCAGCGCTTGCCTCCCGGAATGATCCCATGGCTTTCATCGGGGTCACCGACATCTTCGGTTCCGTCGGTGCCAATCCGCAGTTCCAGAAGCGATTCGGTGAAGCGATCGCCAGCTTGCGGAGCCAAGGTGCTGCCGCTACGCTCCAGCGCTATCTCGACGGAACCCTTTCAAGCTGA
- a CDS encoding L-iditol 2-dehydrogenase, translating to MTGRLSGKSAMITGSARGIGRAFAEAYLREGATAVAIADIDFDRASATAEEIGPAAYAVRIDISDQSSIDAAVAACVERAGGIDILVNNAAIFDLAPIIEISRKSYQRVFDINVGGTLFTMQAVAKQMIAQRRGGKIINMASQAGRRGEPLVGVYCASKAAVISLTQSAGLDLIKHGINVNGIAPGVVGSEMWDEVDALFAKYENRPLGEKKKLVGEAVPFGRMGRAEDLTGMAVFLASAEADYIVAQTYNVDGGNWMS from the coding sequence ATGACCGGCAGATTGAGCGGAAAATCGGCAATGATCACGGGCTCGGCCCGCGGCATCGGCCGCGCCTTTGCGGAAGCCTATCTTCGCGAGGGTGCGACGGCAGTTGCGATCGCCGATATCGATTTCGACCGCGCATCGGCAACGGCAGAGGAGATCGGTCCTGCGGCCTATGCCGTTCGGATCGACATCTCCGATCAATCATCGATCGACGCCGCGGTTGCGGCCTGTGTCGAACGCGCCGGCGGCATCGACATCCTGGTCAACAATGCCGCGATCTTCGATCTCGCCCCGATCATCGAGATTTCCCGCAAGAGCTATCAGCGCGTTTTCGACATCAATGTCGGTGGAACGCTGTTTACGATGCAGGCTGTGGCCAAGCAGATGATCGCGCAACGGCGTGGTGGCAAGATCATCAACATGGCGAGCCAGGCCGGACGACGCGGGGAACCGCTGGTCGGCGTCTACTGCGCCTCGAAGGCTGCCGTCATTTCGCTCACCCAATCGGCTGGTCTCGACCTCATCAAGCACGGGATCAACGTCAACGGGATCGCGCCTGGCGTGGTCGGCAGCGAGATGTGGGACGAGGTCGACGCGCTCTTTGCAAAATACGAAAACCGTCCGCTCGGCGAAAAGAAGAAACTGGTCGGCGAGGCGGTCCCCTTCGGCCGTATGGGCCGGGCTGAAGATCTGACCGGTATGGCAGTCTTCCTGGCCTCGGCGGAAGCCGACTACATCGTCGCCCAGACCTACAATGTCGACGGCGGAAACTGGATGAGCTGA
- a CDS encoding ABC transporter ATP-binding protein — protein MGSIKLEQLSKSFGEHAVIPGIDLEINDGEFVVFVGPSGCGKSTLLRLIAGLEDATGGRIVIDGKDQTNTAPAQRGLAMVFQSYALYPHMSVRSNIGFPLKMAKVDPAEINRKVEEAARILNLTDYLERRPGQLSGGQRQRVAIGRAIVRNPRCFLFDEPLSNLDAALRVAMRLEITELHQKLKATSIYVTHDQVEAMTMADKIVVLNKGRIEQVGSPLDLYRSPANLFVAGFIGSPKMNLISGQAASAHGAHTIGIRPEHITLSLDSGMWRGLVTVAEHLGSDTFLHVEVDGVGTITTRTGGEFPVRHGDTVYVTPDLDRLHKFNDKGLAA, from the coding sequence ATGGGCAGCATCAAACTCGAACAGCTCTCCAAGTCTTTCGGCGAGCATGCGGTCATCCCGGGGATCGACCTTGAAATCAATGACGGCGAATTTGTCGTCTTCGTCGGGCCGTCCGGCTGCGGCAAGTCCACGTTGCTGCGCCTGATCGCCGGCCTCGAAGACGCGACCGGCGGGCGCATCGTGATCGACGGCAAGGATCAAACGAATACTGCGCCGGCACAGCGCGGGCTGGCGATGGTGTTCCAGTCCTACGCGCTTTATCCGCATATGAGCGTGCGTTCGAATATCGGCTTTCCGCTGAAGATGGCGAAGGTCGATCCGGCCGAGATCAACCGCAAGGTCGAGGAGGCCGCACGCATCCTGAACCTCACCGACTATCTGGAACGCCGGCCCGGACAACTTTCCGGCGGCCAGCGTCAGCGCGTCGCGATCGGCCGCGCCATCGTTCGCAATCCGCGTTGCTTCCTCTTCGACGAGCCGCTCTCGAACCTTGATGCGGCGCTTCGCGTCGCCATGCGTCTCGAGATCACCGAACTGCATCAGAAGCTCAAGGCAACCTCGATCTATGTGACCCACGACCAGGTGGAAGCCATGACCATGGCCGACAAGATCGTGGTCCTCAACAAGGGCCGTATCGAGCAGGTCGGATCGCCGCTCGACCTCTATCGCAGCCCGGCCAATCTCTTCGTTGCCGGCTTCATCGGCTCGCCGAAGATGAACCTGATTTCCGGCCAGGCTGCTTCTGCCCACGGCGCCCATACGATCGGCATTCGGCCGGAGCATATCACGCTCTCGCTCGACAGCGGCATGTGGCGCGGTCTGGTGACGGTCGCCGAACATCTCGGCTCCGACACGTTCCTGCATGTCGAAGTTGACGGCGTGGGCACGATTACGACGCGCACCGGCGGGGAGTTCCCGGTCCGTCACGGCGACACCGTCTATGTGACACCGGATCTCGATCGACTGCACAAATTCAATGACAAGGGACTGGCAGCATGA